The Leadbetterella byssophila DSM 17132 DNA window TGAACCAATTTACCCCCTTGTTTAGCACCTTTTGCTGTTCCGGTTAAACGTACAGGAATAGTGGTGGTAATCACCTTGTCAGGATTGATTTCTAACAAATCAACGTGAATCAAAGAATCATTAACCGGATGGAATTGCTTATCCTGAAGGATAGCTCTGTATTCCTTTCCGTCAATAGTTAATTTGATTTCATACGCATCAATGCTGTAAACTACAGGTCTGAACAAATACGCCGGTGCATAGAAAGAAATTTGTTCCTCTCCACCATAAAGAATGCCCGGTACATATCCTTCAGCTCTTAATTCCTGAGCAGATTGACGACCGAGATTCGCTCTTTTAAACCCTACAATCTCAGTTACTTTCATGATTAAAATTTAAGTTTTTGTTGGTAATTTATGAACAATGTACTAATTGATCCATTATCTCTAATTCTACCAATAGCATGAGCAAAAAGTTCTGCTACTGATATTACTTTTACTTTCGGATTATCTTGTCTCAATGGAATAGAGTCCGAAACGATAACCTCTTCAAACACAGAATTCGATATGATTTCATGTGCTTTGTAAGAGAATACAGGGTGTGTTGCCACAGCCCTAACAGATTTTGCTCCCTTTTCAAGGATCAACTCTGCTGCTTTACAAATGGTGCCACCGGTGTCTATCATGTCATCCACTAAGACTACGTTAGCATCTTTTACATCGCCAATCAGCTGCATACTTGCAATCTGATTCGCTACCTTTCTTTGTTTGTCACAAATGACAATATCTGCATCAAAGAAACTTGCAAATCTTCTTACCCTAGATACACCACCTACGTCAGGAGAAGCAAATATTAAGTTGTCAATGTTTTTCTCTTTCAAATAAGGGACAAACACTGAGGTTCCTTCCAAATGATCTACAGGAATGTCAAAGAATCCCTGAATCTGTCCTGCATGCAGATCTAGAGTCATCACTCTGTCTGCTCCCGCGGCAGTTAGCATATTCGCCACTAATTTCGCTCCGATAGCTACTCTTGGACGATCCTTTCTGTCTTGACGGGCATATCCGTAATACGGAATTACGGCCACCACGTAGTGAGCTGATGCTCTCCTTGCGGCGTCAATCATAAGCAGTAACTCCATTAAGTTATCTGCATTTGGGAAGGTACTTTGTACCAAAAACAAGTCACAGCCCCTTACAGATTCTTCGTAGTTGACCGATATCTCACTATCGGCGAAACGCTGTATGGATACTTTTCCAAGTTCTTTCCCGTAATAATACGCTACTTTTCCGGCTAAATACTGTGAGTTAGTGCCCGAAAAAATCTTTACTTCTGCCATGGGGTTGTTTAATTCCGAAAAGTGGTGCAAAGGTAGGAAAAATAATACGAAGTATTAAGGTGGATTGGAAAAATTAATATTATTTTGCGTAAGGATTCTTAAATTTTAGGGGAGAGATATGCAATTGTCTTTGATAGATCAGGTGCCGGAGTTCACAAAATCATACTTTTTAGACGTTTTTGCTGAAGCATCTTTTTCTAGTGGGAGAATGCGTTTGAAAACCATTCAGGGTCAGCAAGTTCCGGAAGATTTAAGCATCAGCATTCCCAGTAAATTTATCTCCCTTTATCCTGAAGGTACCATCTATAAGCTAGATACTAAATTGATCCAGAAGGATGGACGAAAACCTTATTTTGTAGCCCTAAAAGGGAAGGGCATCCAAAGAGCTATAGAGTTCTTCGACTATAACCTCAAGGTTCAAAAGAAAAATACCCATTAAATGTTGAGAAGTGTGATATAACGGTGCTGAGGAAGTTCCGAATAAATATTTGCTATTCCCCTGTTGATACTCCCCATTTCGATACTCTTTATTTTCTCCTTTATTTGATTATATAAGTTTCCATAAGGAGTAATTTCTCCCCATAAGGTCGTAGGTTGATTTTCTACATCTAATTCTTCCAAATCTATAAGCGGTATCCTCCGCACTGAAACTGAACCTTTTTTAGGGTAGTAAAAGTAGTAATCCAAAAAATGATCGCTTATAATGATCTGATGTTTCTTTCTTTCTAATGTTAAACGCAGACCTGCTGTCATGGGAGAGTGAAGCTCTATCCTTTCGTAGTACTTTTGGAAGGCTTGATAAATGCTCTCCAATGTGCCTATGTGAAGCGTTTGTTTCTCTATGACTTCTGAAAAGAAAATGAAATTATCTTTATTTATGTCATTAAAAACTAAACAGAGATATTTTTCGGCCTCCCCAAAGGCTTCTGTTGGCACTAGTGCATGTATCTGGAATTGAGAAATCAAGTGTACTGATTTCCAGTCTTTCCGACAAAGAAAGGGGTGGATGGCCATCAATTTTTCAACCTGAACAGAGGTATGGGTAGGATCAGTGCACACGCCTAAGAAATGATCCTCCAAGCATAAGATTTCCTCATCCTTCTTGGCGATGAATCTTAAACGATTAAATTGGATTTCTATATATAGATCGTACGCATCACATCGTACGGGATTAAATCTGTCGTCAACTAACATAAACCTCTTAAAAATGGGGGGCAATGCCCTTTTGGTAATTGGTGGATTTCTTCTTTTGTGAACCAGCGGAGTTCAGTCAGTATATTTCCTTCCGGATCTTTGCCTAACTGGGCAGCGAAATTACTGGCCGAAACTTTAAAATACAATTCTACTCCATGAAGTTTTCCGTAGATGACTTCATCCCAATGGTATAGCTCCTGAACTTGGATTTCTAATTTAGTTTCTTCCTTGAATTCTCTGGTCAAGGCCTGAACTATACTTTCCCCTTCTTCTACTCCTCCTCCAGGGCAATTCCAAAATATGCCGTCCTCCCCAATTCCCGAATGACGGAGAAGAAGGATTTTGTCTTCTCTCCAAAGCAAACCACACACACGCAGTCGGATCCGACCACCATACATCTCTTGAATCATTACATTCCTTTACGGTATGACTTTCCGTATTTTAATTTCTTTTCAGCCTCAATGTCTCTTCTTTTGTTGACCTTCTTGTTCTTTTCCAGCTTTTCGTGAAAAGCAGCTCCAATGTTGGCATCGGTCTTGACGGTAGGTACTTTTATGCTTTCATGCTCCATTTCAAAAGGTAGTAACCCCTCTTCAATTTCTAAATAGGGAGGAAGAGGTATTCTTTGTAATTGCAATTGGTACATCTCTTCGATCTCTGCAAAATCCTCCTCTTCTTTAGGACTTACAAATGAAATTGCAGTGCCTGAATTTCCTCCTCTCCCTGTTCTACCTATCCTATGCACGTAGTCCGTCTTTTCAGTGGGTACGTCCATGTTTACTACATGGGTGATTCCTTTGATATCCAATCCTCTAGATCCAATGTCCGTAGAGATTAAAGTCTTTATTTCACCATCCGAAAAAGATTTTATGGCTCTAAATCTATAGTTCTGAGATTTATTAGAATGGATAACTTCTACACTTTCCATTCCTCTGCTTTTTAATTCTTGGAAAAGTAGATCAGCTGCCGACTTTTGAGCTACAAAAATCAGGTTTTTTTGCATGTCCGGGTCATTTCCAAGCAGGAGATCCAGGAGGTTAATCTTGGTCTTAAAATTTGGTACTGCGTAGGTTTTTTGTAAGATACTTTCTATTGGTGTTCCTATATCATCATCTTCAATAATAATAGGAGTCTTAAAGATATCTCCAATCAAGGATCCCACTTCTTCGGATAGGGTAGCAGAGAATAGAAGGTTCTGTCTTCTTTCGGGTATTTTATTGAAAATCAGGTCAAGTTGTGGGCGAAAGCCTAAGTCTAACATCATATCAAACTCATCGATCACTAACTT harbors:
- a CDS encoding 50S ribosomal protein L25 — protein: MKVTEIVGFKRANLGRQSAQELRAEGYVPGILYGGEEQISFYAPAYLFRPVVYSIDAYEIKLTIDGKEYRAILQDKQFHPVNDSLIHVDLLEINPDKVITTTIPVRLTGTAKGAKQGGKLVQTLRKVRVKGPAKLIPEFVNLDVTELGLGKSIRVKSIELPELTIIDPAANPVATVTIPRALRGQLNAEK
- a CDS encoding ribose-phosphate pyrophosphokinase, translated to MAEVKIFSGTNSQYLAGKVAYYYGKELGKVSIQRFADSEISVNYEESVRGCDLFLVQSTFPNADNLMELLLMIDAARRASAHYVVAVIPYYGYARQDRKDRPRVAIGAKLVANMLTAAGADRVMTLDLHAGQIQGFFDIPVDHLEGTSVFVPYLKEKNIDNLIFASPDVGGVSRVRRFASFFDADIVICDKQRKVANQIASMQLIGDVKDANVVLVDDMIDTGGTICKAAELILEKGAKSVRAVATHPVFSYKAHEIISNSVFEEVIVSDSIPLRQDNPKVKVISVAELFAHAIGRIRDNGSISTLFINYQQKLKF
- a CDS encoding DUF3822 family protein, whose amino-acid sequence is MLVDDRFNPVRCDAYDLYIEIQFNRLRFIAKKDEEILCLEDHFLGVCTDPTHTSVQVEKLMAIHPFLCRKDWKSVHLISQFQIHALVPTEAFGEAEKYLCLVFNDINKDNFIFFSEVIEKQTLHIGTLESIYQAFQKYYERIELHSPMTAGLRLTLERKKHQIIISDHFLDYYFYYPKKGSVSVRRIPLIDLEELDVENQPTTLWGEITPYGNLYNQIKEKIKSIEMGSINRGIANIYSELPQHRYITLLNI
- a CDS encoding NUDIX domain-containing protein; translated protein: MIQEMYGGRIRLRVCGLLWREDKILLLRHSGIGEDGIFWNCPGGGVEEGESIVQALTREFKEETKLEIQVQELYHWDEVIYGKLHGVELYFKVSASNFAAQLGKDPEGNILTELRWFTKEEIHQLPKGHCPPFLRGLC
- a CDS encoding DEAD/DEAH box helicase, which encodes MQFSELNLNKPLLRALEDLQFSSPTPIQEKVFSVLMSGRDLAGIARTGTGKTFAYLLPLLRMWTFSKDKLPQILVLVPTRELVMQVVESAKALSTYMSFDVVGVYGGVNMKSQAAELMQGCDMVVATPGRFTDLAAAGVLKVKNIKKLVIDEFDMMLDLGFRPQLDLIFNKIPERRQNLLFSATLSEEVGSLIGDIFKTPIIIEDDDIGTPIESILQKTYAVPNFKTKINLLDLLLGNDPDMQKNLIFVAQKSAADLLFQELKSRGMESVEVIHSNKSQNYRFRAIKSFSDGEIKTLISTDIGSRGLDIKGITHVVNMDVPTEKTDYVHRIGRTGRGGNSGTAISFVSPKEEEDFAEIEEMYQLQLQRIPLPPYLEIEEGLLPFEMEHESIKVPTVKTDANIGAAFHEKLEKNKKVNKRRDIEAEKKLKYGKSYRKGM